One genomic region from Lycorma delicatula isolate Av1 chromosome 1, ASM4794821v1, whole genome shotgun sequence encodes:
- the LOC142318141 gene encoding uncharacterized protein LOC142318141: protein MFVQIKSICFIYRIRILIHSILPFYIVLSVILVSRPCETKTKQREPWLGFLKRPAGRFWNTVLGLYGTVDIYEREVKNPRLKKMYSSRWMYAGTVKNMKYLGYNNSTNVNLTLQRPPPQFQWNQPDLEQEIMYERFVKLVEQAGNRTYERLKEARLRAKGNKTTLEDDQFDKFEKDPHSFNVSYIKDMLRNAWFLLPREPEYKKTKDKPWIVEPKSLDPGNPNYNPQRLKIHKNWRQIHKNQGQIWRVVKQKKERLKQKKLDSFRATRRAFKLARHSMMMWLRAPEKDYSLDEELVCERNKDKFEDWSGYKKILHEKGKERKQKRKKKKKLLEKMLKTSIPTTTKKTKKTWKGFTRRSKDPYTGTRIIGKKERIELRKERRRIRNRLKRRNKLAAAKGTTVYTKKMDSDEMKINRLIEEYKKKMSGIQKSTKNEEESEEENEQKMLKTIKYYYPKTIIRSINNLTNVTIINANEPLNSENNGNLISSINE from the exons ttgggGTTTTTAAAACGTCCAGCTGGTCGATTTTGGAATACAGTACTTGGTTTATATGGTACAGTGGATATTTACGAAAGAGAAGTGAAAAATCCAAGATTAAAAAAGATGTACAGTAGTCGATGGATGTATGCAGGGacagttaaaaatatgaaatatttaggtTATAATAACAGTACTAATGTTAATTTAACGCTTCAAAGACCGCCACCTCAGTTCCAGTGGAATCAACCAGATCTTGAACAAGAAATAATGTATGAACGTTTTGTGAAGCTTGTGGAACAAGCAGGAAATAGGACTTATGAAAGATTGAAAGAag CTAGATTGAGAGCAAAAGGAAATAAAACGACTTTAGAAGATGATcaatttgataaatttgaaaaagatccACATTCATTTAATGTATCATACATTAAAGATATGTTAAGAAATGCATGGTTCTTACTGCCAAGAGAACCAGAATATAAGAAGACAAAAGATAAACCGTGGATTGTTGAACCAAAGTCTTTAGATCCTGGAAATCCAAATTATAATCCTCAAAGacttaaaatacacaaaaattggCGACAAATTCA TAAAAATCAAGGTCAAATATGGAgagttgttaaacaaaaaaaggaaagattaaaacaaaagaagttaGATAGTTTCAGAGCTACAAGAAGGGCATTTAAac tCGCACGACATAGTATGATGATGTGGTTAAGAGCACCTGAAAAAGATTATTCACTCGATGAAGAATTGGTGTGTGagagaaataaagataaatttgaagaCTGGagtggatataaaaaaatattacatgaaaaaggtaaagaaagaaaacagaaaagaaaaaagaaaaagaaacttctAGAGAAGATGCTGAAAACATCAATTCCAACTAcaacaaaaaagacaaaaaaaacatggAAAGGTTTTACAAGAAGAAGTAAAGATCCTTATACTGGTACTAGAATTAttggtaaaaaagaaagaattgaattaaggaaagaaagaagaagaattagaaatagattaaaaagaagaaataaattagctGCTGCAAAAGGAACAACAGTCTATACAAAGAAAATGGATTcagatgaaatgaaaataaataggcttatagaagaatataagaaaaagatGTCAGGTatacaaaaatcaacaaaaaatgaagaggaaagtgaagaagaaaatgaacaaaaaatgttaaaaaccataaaatattattacccaaaaacaattattagaagtataaataatttaacaaatgttacaattataaatgcaaatgaaccacttaattctgaaaataatggtaatttaatttcatcaataaatgaatga